From one Phaenicophaeus curvirostris isolate KB17595 chromosome 38, BPBGC_Pcur_1.0, whole genome shotgun sequence genomic stretch:
- the CDK2 gene encoding LOW QUALITY PROTEIN: cyclin-dependent kinase 2 (The sequence of the model RefSeq protein was modified relative to this genomic sequence to represent the inferred CDS: inserted 1 base in 1 codon; deleted 1 base in 1 codon): MENFQKVEKIGEGTYGVVYKARNKVTGEVVALKKIRLDTETEGVPSTAIREISLLKELNHPNIVKLLDVIHTENKLYLVFEFLHQDLKKFMDSASLGGIALPLIKSYLFQLLQGLAFCHAHRVLHRDLKPQNLLINADGAIKLADFGLARAFGVPVRTYTHEVVTLWYRAPEILLGCKYYSTAVDIWSLGCIFAEMITRRALFPGDSEIDQLFRIFRTLGTPDEAAWPGVTSMPDYKPSFPKWARQDFGXVVPPLDEEGRKLLAQMLHYNPNERISAKAALGHPFFRDVTHAVPHLRL, translated from the exons ATGGAGAACTTCCAGAAGGTGGAGAAGATCGGGGAGGGCACTTATGGTGTCGTGTACAAGGCCCGCAACAAGGTGACGGGGGAGGTGGTGGCGCTGAAGAAGATCCGGCTGGATAC GGAGACCGAGGGCGTCCCCAGCACGGCCATCAGGGAGATCTCGCTGCTGAAGGAgctgaaccaccccaacatTGTCAA GCTACTGGACGTGATCCACACGGAGAACAAGCTCTACCTGGTGTTTGAGTTCCTGCACCAAGACCTCAAGAAGTTCATGGACTCGGCCTCGCTGGGCGGCATCGCGCTGCCCCTCATcaag AGCTACCtgttccagctgctgcagggccTGGCGTTCTGCCACGCGCACCGCGTGCTGCACCGCGACCTCAAACCCCAGAACCTGCTCATCAACGCCGACGGCGCCATCAAACTGGCCGACTTCGGCCTCGCCCGCGCTTTTGGGGTGCCCGTGCGCACCTACACCCACGAG GTGGTGACGCTGTGGTACCGCGCC CCCGAGATCCTGCTGGGCTGCAAGTACTACTCCACCGCCGTCGACATCTggagcctgggctgcatcttTGCTGAGATG ATCACCCGACGCGCCCTTTTCCCTGGAGATTCCGAGATCGACCAGCTCTTCCGCATCTTCCGGACGCTGGGAACGCCGGACGAGGCGGCGTGGCCGGGAGTGACCTCCATGCCCGACTACAAACCCAGTTTTCCCAAGTGGGCGCGCCAGGATTTCG AGGTGGTGCCGCCGCTGGACGAGGAGGGGCGCAAGCTGCTGGCG caaaTGCTGCACTACAACCCCAACGAGCGGATCTCGGCCAAGGCGGCGCTGGGACACCCCTTCTTCCGCGATGTCACCCACGCCGTCCCCCACCTGCGCCTCTGA